The proteins below are encoded in one region of Ostrinia nubilalis chromosome 3, ilOstNubi1.1, whole genome shotgun sequence:
- the LOC135088105 gene encoding maltase A3-like has protein sequence MTAEAMTCARSSALETPVILVESSLDSHAASGYYADGGVGANSVLSAALAQPDGLTAPDAALAFYGALLHAPQDATPTWITSAPSQSRIATRYGSEMVDAVNLLALILPGAAVIQQGDELGVADTILEWAASTNTCYPGPAVPAAAPFPWSDAANGGFTTGEPWMPLAPNYRYANAKTEFANNNSHVGVMRTAAAMRTSPAIGPHVDIKRLGNALAVLRWGGPGSLLVVVNLGRDHAEVKLSAIFGLPTQMTVAASSAGSSLSVGSHIPVDKTLKLAPGETLLLAGGPRHCGGPGPVDKITSKLAEGWQKLNQYFNN, from the exons ATGACAGCTGAGGCCATGACTTGTGCTAGATCATCCGCTTTGGAGACCCC GGTAATTCTAGTGGAGTCATCGCTAGATTCCCACGCCGCATCTGGCTACTACGCGGACGGCGGCGTGGGCGCCAACAGTGTGCTCAGCGCGGCGCTGGCGCAGCCTGATGGACTGACGGCCCCGGACGCCGCCCTGGCCTTCTACGGCGCACTGCTACACGCCCCCCAGGATGCCACCCCTACTTGGATT ACGAGCGCGCCTAGTCAGAGCCGTATAGCGACCCGCTACGGCAGCGAGATGGTGGACGCCGTGAACCTCTTGGCCTTAATCCTGCCTGGGGCCGCGGTTATACAGCAGGGAGACGAGCTGGGGGTAGCCGACACCATCTTGGAATGGGCGGCGTCAACCAACACCTGTTACCCTGGCCCAGCCGTCCCTGCCGCCGCGCCATTCCCCTGGAGCGACGCGGCCAATGGTGGCTTCACAACAGGGGAGCCGTGGATGCCTCTGGCGCCGAACTATAGATATGCCAACGCTAAGACCGAGTTCGCTAACAACAACAGCCATGTGGGGGTGATGAGAACTGCTGCCGCGATGAGAACGTCTCCGGCTATAGGACCGCATGTAGAC ATAAAACGACTGGGGAACGCTTTAGCGGTACTCCGCTGGGGAGGGCCCGGGTCTTTGCTGGTCGTGGTCAATTTAGGCCGAGACCACGCCGAAGTCAAGCTCTCGGCCATCTTCGGGTTGCCTACCCAGATGACGGTGGCGGCCAGCTCCGCGGGCTCGAGTCTGTCCGTCGGGTCTCATATACCTGTTGATAAAACGCTCAAATTGGCCCCCGGGGAGACCCTCCTCTTAGCCGGGGGCCCACGCCACTGCGGGGGCCCGGGGCCCGTCGATAAAATCACAAGCAAACTGGCCGAAGGCTGGCAGAAGTTGAACCAATACTTCAATAACTAA
- the LOC135087745 gene encoding maltase A3-like: protein MWFGALALSLALHSVAAGPWWANAVYYRVLVDSFKDGDGDGLGDLSGATKQISYVRALGGDAVILSPLSAKNTDCSKPGVLDFAELDPRYGNMGALTSLLEKAAKVDLKVVISLYISTISTASEWFNSSASKVTGFEDRLVWQAGSADQTPPVTNGVESWIWNEERSAYFAARDNEALVNFCSEAMAAGLSAAQNAARNC, encoded by the exons ATGTGGTTCGGTGCGCTCGCGTTGTCTCTGGCGCTGCACTCAGTGGCAGCAGGCCCGTGGTGGGCCAACGCGGTGTATTACAGGGTCCTGGTGGACTCCTTCAAGGATGGGGACGGAGATGGATTGGGGGACTTGAGTG GAGCAACGAAACAAATCAGCTATGTTCGTGCGTTAGGAGGTGACGCTGTGATTCTATCGCCTCTGTCGGCGAAGAACACTGACTGCTCCAAGCCAGGAGTCCTGGACTTTGCTGAACTAGACCCGCGGTATGGAAACATGGGGGCCTTGACCAGCTTATTGGAGAAAGCTGCTAAAGTTG ATCTAAAGGTTGTGATCTCGCTCTACATCTCAACAATCAGCACCGCGTCCGAATGGTTCAACTCAAGCGCGAGTAAAGTCACGGGGTTCGAAGACAGACTGGTATGGCAGGCGGGGAGCGCTGATCAAACACCGCCG GTTACAAATGGCGTGGAATCGTGGATATGGAATGAAGAGCGATCTGCATACTTTGCTGCTAGAGACAACGAAGCATTGGTGAACTTTTGTTCCGAGGCAATGGCGGCGGGTTTATCAGCTGCCCA AAATGCGGCGAGAAATTGCTGA
- the LOC135088102 gene encoding maltase 1-like — MNKFWKVLGVTVGALVVIGVVVGSITWAVLASRSPPPPEIQDLDWWEHTIIYQIYPRSFKDSDGDGIGDLKGITSKLDHFVETGVGAIWMSPIFVSPMVDFGYDISDFYNIQPEYGTMADFEELVVKAHQLGIKVLLDFVPNHASTDSEYFKLSEARAPGYEDYFVWADPRPDPTNASNRLVPSNWISQFGGSVWEWSELRQQYYLHQFAIEQADFNFREAAVKKEMLDIMTFWMEKGADGYRLDAIPHLFETAPDADGIYPDEPLSGSSSPGQPGYTTQIHVRDLIELYDVVYEWRDLSDEFKEKHGGDTKIMLAEAYANITMTMLYYGNERDRIGAHFPFNFDFITNLWAGSTARDFAYTIQRWMTYIPHGKVANWVFGNHDQKRMPSRFRDNMVDGLNSLNLMLPGVSVTYQGEEIGMQDGFVSWEDTVDVNACNRGNESNYLEFSRDPARTPYHWDDSVSAGFSTNATTWLPVSEDYTTINLQAQKEAARSHYKVYQSMTALRRSETTLSHGQHHVQALTQDTLALVRYLATYDTFVLLFNVGTAVDTADLTAIDLLSGPLTVCERSVHSSRASGDTIELGEVTLQPGEALVLRGPPV, encoded by the exons ATGAACAAGTTTTGGAAGGTACTAGGGGTCACTGTGGGGGCCCTCGTGGTGATAGGGGTGGTAGTGGGGTCCATCACGTGGGCGGTCCTGGCGAGCAGGAGTCCACCGCCACCGGAGATCCAAGATCTCGATTGGTGGGAGCACACCATCATTTACCAGATCTACCCAAGGTCGTTCAAGGACAGCGATGGTGATGGCATCGGAGATTTAAAAG GTATCACGAGCAAGTTGGACCACTTTGTTGAGACCGGCGTCGGCGCGATATGGATGTCGCCCATATTCGTGTCGCCCATGGTGGACTTCGGATACGACATCAGTGACTTCTACAACATTCAGCCGGAATATGGAACGATGGCGGACTTTGAGGAGCTGGTCGTGAAGGCACACCAACTTG GCATAAAAGTTCTTCTAGATTTTGTACCGAACCACGCCAGTACAGACTCTGAATACTTTAAGCTCTCCGAGGCCAGAGCTCCTGGCTACGAAGACTATTTCGTTTGGGCCGACCCCCGACCTGATCCCACGAACGCTTCTAACCGACTGGTCCCATCTAACTGG ATCAGTCAATTTGGCGGTAGCGTCTGGGAATGGAGTGAACTCCGCCAACAGTACTACCTCCATCAATTCGCGATAGAGCAAGCCGACTTCAACTTCAGAGAAGCAGCCGTCAAGAAGGAAATGCTGGACATCATGACATTCTGGATGGAGAAGGGCGCTGATGGATACAGACTTGACGCCATCCCTCACCTCTTCGAAACTGCTCCTGATGCTGATGGAATATACCCTGATGAGCCACTGAGTGGATCCTCAAGCCCCGGTCAACCCGGGTACACAACACAGATACATGTGCGGGATCTAATTGAACTCTACGACGTCGTTTACGAATGGAGAGATTTGTCCGACGAATTCAAGGAGAAGCATGGAGGTGACACTAA GATAATGCTAGCTGAGGCATACGCCAACATCACGATGACGATGTTGTACTACGGCAACGAGCGGGACCGCATAGGTGCGCACTTCCCCTTCAACTTCGACTTCATCACGAACCTGTGGGCCGGCTCTACCGCCCGGGACTTCGCCTACACCATCCAGAGGTGGATGACTTACATACCGCATGGGAAGGTTGCCAACTGGGTG TTCGGCAACCACGACCAAAAGCGAATGCCATCCAGGTTCCGTGACAACATGGTCGACGGTCTCAACTCTCTAAACTTAATGCTTCCTGGAGTCTCAGTCACCTACCAAGGCGAGGAGATTGGAATGCAAGACGGCTTCGTCAGCTGGGAAGACACGGTGGACGTAAACGCTTGCAACCGGGGAAATGAGAGCAACTACCTGGAGTTCTCCAGGGATCCCGCCAGGACGCCGTATCATTGGGACGATTCTGTCAGCGCTGGGTTCTCTACTAATGCGACAACGTGGCTGCCGGTGTCAGAAGATTATACTACAATCAATCTGCAGGCTCAAAAGGAGGCTGCTAGAAGTCACTATAAG GTCTACCAATCCATGACGGCTCTCCGTCGCTCAGAGACCACCCTATCCCACGGTCAGCACCACGTGCAGGCTTTAACCCAGGACACCCTCGCGCTGGTTCGCTACCTGGCCACCTACGACACCTTCGTACTGCTGTTCAACGTCGGCACTGCTGTTGATACTGCCGACCTGACCGCAATTGACTTGCTAAGCGGCCCCCTGACGGTGTGCGAGCGGAGTGTTCACTCGAGTAGAGCCAGCGG AGACACGATAGAGCTTGGAGAAGTGACTCTACAGCCAGGAGAAGCATTGGTTCTTCGGGGTCCGCCTGTGTAA
- the LOC135088094 gene encoding maltase 2-like, producing MTTLKAVGITVAVLIGLGVVVGSVTWAVLASQESAPAAVQEPDPPEIIELDWWQHCVLYQIYPRSFKDSDGDGIGDLQGIISELEHFVDAGVDAIWMSPIFTSPMVDFGYDISDFYDIHYEYGTMDDFKDLLTKAHSLGLKVLLDFVPNHASTEAQYFKDSVAGDEKYKDFFMWADPLWVDPENASNRLPPSNWVSQFGGSAWEWNDERQQYYLHQFAVEQADFNFRNQDVKDEMENIMRFWLDKGADGFRVDALPYLIEADPADYGGRYPDDPLSGLPQFESHQLGYTIPLYTKDLIELYDVVYEWREFIDQYNEEKGGDTRVLFSEGYANVSMTMLYYGNEDGATGAHFPFNFDFITDLSSSSNAMDFVYTILRWLTYMPHGGIPNWVFGNHDNNRMPTRFRHNMVDGLNAINMMLPGVAVTYQGEEIGMRDGYVSWEDTVDVEAINRGDNETYMLYSRDPARTPYHWNDSLNAGFSTANRTWLPVAEDYPELNLRKQKYDERSHYKVYQALTALRKEKTLSHGEYIIRPLSSRSFYLVRSLRTYDTLVLLFNVGEESDTIDLTRVLYLQLPATVYVSSIHSTRETGHVIESNELTLSAGEAIVLKTAPVS from the exons ATGACGACTTTGAAGGCAGTGGGCATCACTGTGGCAGTGCTGATCGGATTGGGAGTGGTAGTTG GCAGTGTCACCTGGGCGGTGCTGGCGTCGCAAGAGTCAGCGCCGGCGGCGGTGCAGGAGCCGGACCCACCAGAAATCATCGAGCTGGACTGGTGGCAACACTGCGTGTTGTACCAGATCTACCCGCGCTCCTTCAAGGACAGCGACGGAGACGGCATAGGGGACTTGCAAG GCATCATCAGCGAGCTGGAGCACTTCGTGGATGCTGGAGTAGACGCCATCTGGATGTCGCCCATCTTCACGTCGCCCATGGTGGACTTCGGCTACGACATCAGCGACTTCTACGACATCCACTACGAGTACGGAACCATGGACGACTTCAAGGACCTGCTGACGAAGGCTCACTCATTAG GTCTTAAGGTCCTGCTAGACTTCGTCCCGAACCACGCCAGTACGGAAGCGCAATACTTCAAGGACTCCGTGGCTGGCGACGAGAAATACAAGGACTTCTTCATGTGGGCCGACCCCCTGTGGGTGGACCCGGAGAACGCATCCAACCGGTTGCCTCCGTCCAACTGG GTCAGTCAATTCGGTGGTTCAGCATGGGAGTGGAACGACGAGCGACAACAATACTATCTGCACCAGTTCGCCGTGGAACAGGCCGACTTCAATTTCAGGAACCAAGATGTCAAAGACGAGATGGAGAACATCATGAGGTTCTGGCTAGACAAGGGAGCTGACGGATTCAGAGTGGACGCTCTGCCCTACCTCATCGAAGCGGACCCGGCAGACTACGGCGGCAGATACCCTGACGACCCGTTGAGCGGCCTCCCACAATTCGAGTCTCACCAGCTAGGATACACAATTCCATTGTACACCAAAGATCTGATCGAACTGTATGACGTAGTGTACGAGTGGAGGGAGTTTATTGATCAATACAACGAAGAGAAGGGTGGTGATACAAG GGTTTTATTCTCCGAAGGGTACGCTAATGTGTCTATGACAATGCTATACTACGGCAACGAGGATGGCGCGACTGGCGCACACTTCCCCTTCAACTTCGACTTCATCACGGACCTATCATCGAGCTCTAACGCTATGGACTTCGTGTACACTATCCTCAGGTGGCTCACCTACATGCCCCATGGGGGCATCCCTAACTGGGTG TTCGGCAACCACGACAACAACCGAATGCCGACGAGATTCCGTCACAACATGGTCGATGGTCTGAACGCCATCAACATGATGCTGCCAGGAGTGGCTGTCACTTATCAAGGCGAGGAGATCGGCATGAGGGACGGCTACGTCAGCTGGGAGGACACCGTTGACGTAGAAGCCATTAACAGAGGTGACAACGAGACGTACATGCTGTACTCCAGAGACCCGGCGAGGACTCCGTATCACTGGAACGACAGCCTCAATGCTGGCTTCTCAACCGCCAATAGAACGTGGCTGCCAGTAGCTGAAGACTATCCAGAACTCAATTTGAGGAAGCAAAAGTATGATGAAAGGAGTCATTACAAG gtGTACCAAGCATTGACAGCACTCCGCAAAGAAAAAACCCTCTCTCACGGAGAATACATCATCCGGCCGCTCTCAAGCCGGTCCTTCTACCTCGTGAGGAGTCTGCGGACTTATGACACGCTGGTGCTCCTCTTCAACGTGGGAGAGGAATCCGACACAATAGACCTGACGAGGGTCCTCTACCTCCAGCTGCCGGCGACTGTTTACGTGTCGAGTATACATTCTACAAGAGAGACTGG ACACGTTATCGAGAGCAATGAACTGACACTTTCAGCGGGTGAAGCGATAGTCCTGAAAACTGCACCAGTATCGTAA